TGACCTTTTGATCGCTGAATACGGGGTTAAAGCAGCATCGGTAAGTGGTGCAGCTATAACGGGATCGAGATCATAAATAGGAACCAATAAACGGGACGATGGAACAAGCATATATTCTGCCATCCCGCCATTCAGTCCTAATCCTCCACCATACGCCATTTCTGACTGATGGTCACAATAGTTCTCTTTTGATTGCTGACAGGGTTTACAATGCCCGCAGCCCCAAGGTCCATAGACTAAGACAGCATCCCCTTTTTTATATCCTTTGACATCTGAACCGATTTCTTCAATCCATCCCGCATTCTCATGTCCCAAAGTAAAAACAGAACCTGAAACTGTACCTTCATCTATAATATGCAAATCCGAATGACAAACACCTGCACCTCCAATCTTTAATAATACTTCTTCTCCTGATGGTTTTGGGATTTCCATATCATTTACAACACGGACATCTTTGTGTCCGAAAAAACGTACTGCTTTCATACAATTAATATTTGAAATTTATATACTTCAATTTACTAATAACATACTGGTTTACATGAATAAATACCATTAAATAAATCATGTTTCCGATAAAATTTCCTATATACGTATTACATTAAAGAAAATTACAAACAACCCACCAACAAAAAATGACCGCAAAATTGCGGTCATTCAGTTCGATCATATCATTAAAGTTATTTTCCCATATTTTTAAGCTGATTAATCTGCTCCATATATCCGTCCCAGCCGACAGTAGAAAGGACAAAGATCATATAGGCAAGACTCAGAACTCCTATAATCAGACCAATGATACATAATATTCTTCCTGTTTTAAGGTTATCATAGTCTGAATATACTCCCGGATTCTGAAGATACAGCGTATTATCCTTATTGTACAGATTCATTCCGATTAATCCACAGATTACACCTACAATCCCGTTACAACAACAGCTTCCGAGGATAGCGACGATTCCTAGTACTAGTACAGTTGTCGCGTTTGGTAATTTTTGATTCATAGTTAGTTATTTTAATAATTTAATGTAATGTTAAAGGATGTTTATAAAAATAAGAAACCACCATGATAATTGAATTAATAATGGCTAAAAAAACCAGTATATTACCATAGCTTCTTTTTTTATCAATAAAGTTCACTCCTACCATAAACAAAAAAAGAAGTAAGGTGTAGACCGCAGGAAACATATGAAAAGCCTCTGAAAATTTTCCTTCAAAGACTAAAACAATTGCCCTTTGGGTACCACAACCAAAACATTCAATTCCTAAGAATTTTTTGCTTGGACAAGGTAGCATAAAATCTTCAATCTTCATTTCCTGAACTTTTATTTTGGTTTCTAAAATTAAGAAGAAATTTTAGCTCTTAGATATTGATGTGGGAAAAAACAGTTTTCATTCATTTCAAAGGATCCCTGAACTGCAATATATGGATTTCTAAGAATTTCCCTGGCTACAAAAATAAGATCGGCATCACCCTTCTGTAAAATATCCTCAGCCTGCTCTATTTTTGTGATCAAACCTACTGCTCCCGTCTTCACTTCAGCTTTATTTTTTACCTGTGATGATAAGGGGACCTGATAACCGTCAAAGACAGCAATCTTTGCTCCATGAATATTCCCACCACTTGAAACGTCCACTAAATCCACCTTATGCTGCTTCAGTATTTTTGCAAGCTCTACACTGCTTTCGATATCCCATCCATTTTCAGCATATTCTGTTCCTGAGATTCTCACAAACAATGCAGTATTATCATTCAGTTCCTCGTTTACCGCATCTACTATTTCTATTAAAAATCGTATTCTGTTTTCGAAGCTGCCTCCATATTCATCTGTTCGTATATTCGAAAGCGGAGATAAAAACTGATGAACTAAATATCCATGCGCTCCGTGGATCTCTATAATGTCAAATCCTGCTTTCACAGCTCTTCTTGCTGCTTCTTTAAAATTCTGAACCTGAGTTTTGATTTCTTCCAGCGTCAGAGCGTGTGGAATTCTTTCTGTAGGATGATAAGGAATCGGGCTAGGTGCCAGGGTTTCCCACCCCTCTTCCACTGGAATTTGAATATTATTCCAGGTAGAGCCTTTCCTTCCGGCATGTGCCAGCTGGATTCCGATTTTACTCTCAGAATTGGAGTGGACAAAGTTGACAATCTGCTGAAGTTTTTCAGCCTGTTCGTCATTCCATATTCCCATACATTTATTAGTGATCCTTCCCCGGGGTTCAACACCCGTTGCTTCAATCATTATCAGTCCGGTACCACCTTGTGATCTGCTTCCGTAATGTACGAAATGAAAGTCATTAGCCATTCCGCTTTCACTTGAATACATACACATAGGTGACATAACCCATCGGTTAGAGAGTTCAATATTTCTGAATTGTATCGGAGTATATAACATTTTCTATTAATTTTTGAATTTTACTAATGAAGAGGAAATAATCCCGGGTTGCCCACGTGATTAAAAAGAACTAATTTTACCTCCCCTTTTTAGGCTCCAATAAATATATGAAAAAAGATATACAGATCGGCTACGAATATTTTAAAAATAGCTCTGAACTGAACGATATAGAAAAAAGACTTTTCGAAAGAGCAAAACAAGCCCGCGAAAATGCTTATGCCCCTTATTCCCAATTTTTGGTCGGGTGCTCCGTATTACTTGAAAACGGAGAAATATTTTCCGGTAACAATCAGGAAAATGCAGCTTTTCCATCCGGACTTTGTGCTGAAAGAACAGCTCTATTCTGGATAGGTGCAAATTTCCCTGAGGAAAAGATCAAAAAGATTTTTATCGTAGGAGGCCCTAAAGAATCTTCTGAAAAAACACCACCGATTCCCCCGTGTGGCGCCTGCAGACAAAGTCTTATTGAATACGAAACAAAACAAAAAGAAAATATTGATCTTTATTTTTCCAGTATGAATGATGAAATCGTTAAGGTAAATTCGATTAAAGATCTATTGCCATTTTACTTTGACGCGACGTTCTTGTAATCGTGAAACTCTCAATTCTGAGGTTCTGGGAATCGTTATTTTTCTGCAGACCATTGTTTTGATTACAAATTAACAGATACGACTGAGATTTCTTTTTAAAAACTTATCTTTGCAAAAATTTTGGTTTTCAAGCTATTGAAATAATAGGGAATTGGGTGAAAATCCCAGACTGTCCCCGCAACTGTAGATCGCAATTAAAATTTCTATAAGAAACCACTGTGAAAACGGGAAGGTATAGAAATGCGAAAGTCAGGAGACCTGCCAAAATGATAATATCAAAAATATATTGCTTTCGGTGGAAAAGTAAAATAGTATGAAAAAAACCTTAGTACTGCTTTTATCGTCATCTGCTTATTTTCTTTGTCTGGGACAAGAGAAAGCAATCGATACCGTTTATATTTTTGACAACCAGATGAACAAGGTAAAACTTTTTCATAAGGTTACTCCAATTACTCCTCAGGATGCTGAAAAGAATTCCACGAATCTTTCAGAACTTTTACGTTTCCAATCCAGTATTTATATCAAGGAAAACGGACGAGGTGCAGTTTCTTCGCCTTCGTTCAGAGGAACCTCTGCTCCACAGACAGCCTTTGTTTGGAATGGAATCAATATCAATTCGATATTTCTTGGTCAGGGAGACATTAATAATATTCCTCTTTTCGGATATGATGAGATCGGAGTGAAAGCCGGTGGCGGAAGTGTAATATACGGAAGTGGTGCAATCGGCGGAAGTATACATCTCAATAATAATCTGGATTTCAATAAAGGTTTTAAAGCCTCCCTGTATTCTGAGGGTGGATCATTTGGTACTTTTAATAATTTCGGAACGGCCTCCTACAGCAATGAAAAGCTGAGTTTTAAAGTCTCAGGAAATCATTCGATCAGTCAGAATGATTATAAAGTGGAAGAAAAAAACTATATTAATAGAAACGGCAAATACTTTAACAGTACGTTTAATGTTGGAATCTCCTATAAAATTGCGAGACATCAGACGATCTCATGGCAAAGTCAATTTTTTGACTCGACACAGAATTATCCGATTTTTGTAGAGAATGGCAACCGTACAAAATACGAGACACAAAGCACCAGAAGCTTACTTTCCTGGGATATTACTAAAAATAAATTTTCAAATAGCTTAAAAGCTGCTTACACAGAAGAAAATTTCCAATATTTTGGCAATTACAATGCTCCGAAGACCAGTGGTTCAACAGGGAAAAATTATATCTTTAAAAATGATTTTAATTATTTCATCGTACCTGAACTTAATGTCAACATCATCACCGAATTCCAGGTAAACAAAGGTGAGGGGTATCAGCCTGATCTCCAAGGTGTAAAAACTGAAGGAATT
The sequence above is drawn from the Chryseobacterium daecheongense genome and encodes:
- a CDS encoding CCC motif membrane protein, whose protein sequence is MNQKLPNATTVLVLGIVAILGSCCCNGIVGVICGLIGMNLYNKDNTLYLQNPGVYSDYDNLKTGRILCIIGLIIGVLSLAYMIFVLSTVGWDGYMEQINQLKNMGK
- a CDS encoding DUF2752 domain-containing protein; protein product: MKIEDFMLPCPSKKFLGIECFGCGTQRAIVLVFEGKFSEAFHMFPAVYTLLLFLFMVGVNFIDKKRSYGNILVFLAIINSIIMVVSYFYKHPLTLH
- the namA gene encoding NADPH dehydrogenase NamA — encoded protein: MLYTPIQFRNIELSNRWVMSPMCMYSSESGMANDFHFVHYGSRSQGGTGLIMIEATGVEPRGRITNKCMGIWNDEQAEKLQQIVNFVHSNSESKIGIQLAHAGRKGSTWNNIQIPVEEGWETLAPSPIPYHPTERIPHALTLEEIKTQVQNFKEAARRAVKAGFDIIEIHGAHGYLVHQFLSPLSNIRTDEYGGSFENRIRFLIEIVDAVNEELNDNTALFVRISGTEYAENGWDIESSVELAKILKQHKVDLVDVSSGGNIHGAKIAVFDGYQVPLSSQVKNKAEVKTGAVGLITKIEQAEDILQKGDADLIFVAREILRNPYIAVQGSFEMNENCFFPHQYLRAKISS
- a CDS encoding cytidine deaminase — encoded protein: MKKDIQIGYEYFKNSSELNDIEKRLFERAKQARENAYAPYSQFLVGCSVLLENGEIFSGNNQENAAFPSGLCAERTALFWIGANFPEEKIKKIFIVGGPKESSEKTPPIPPCGACRQSLIEYETKQKENIDLYFSSMNDEIVKVNSIKDLLPFYFDATFL
- a CDS encoding TonB-dependent receptor, which encodes MKKTLVLLLSSSAYFLCLGQEKAIDTVYIFDNQMNKVKLFHKVTPITPQDAEKNSTNLSELLRFQSSIYIKENGRGAVSSPSFRGTSAPQTAFVWNGININSIFLGQGDINNIPLFGYDEIGVKAGGGSVIYGSGAIGGSIHLNNNLDFNKGFKASLYSEGGSFGTFNNFGTASYSNEKLSFKVSGNHSISQNDYKVEEKNYINRNGKYFNSTFNVGISYKIARHQTISWQSQFFDSTQNYPIFVENGNRTKYETQSTRSLLSWDITKNKFSNSLKAAYTEENFQYFGNYNAPKTSGSTGKNYIFKNDFNYFIVPELNVNIITEFQVNKGEGYQPDLQGVKTEGIGNVSRNVGSLAGLIRYFPTKDLRFEAGVKKDFVENISSPLLYSFSGKWSPVQWYNLGVNVSRNFRFPTFNDLYWNPGGNPNLKPERSYQMDMDHEFKWGNIKLALSPYYLYISDNIVWLPTAYGYWSPVNINKVKSYGLESQITFDKQLKEHHFRFNIGYTLAKSINQETKKQMMYVPLHKVFGNFDYQYSFLKLYVQGVFNGLTYTTTDEKREDAIDSYFVMNTGVSATILKKYVLGFKINNLTNTVYETVSYYPMPKRNYSISATINF